A DNA window from Vigna unguiculata cultivar IT97K-499-35 chromosome 10, ASM411807v1, whole genome shotgun sequence contains the following coding sequences:
- the LOC114165221 gene encoding uncharacterized protein LOC114165221, with product MMLLFDTTHSVVLEPDENHIKSATFLSENFEVGPGKIVVKTLLDIDIPRGHIGVKSFDVEVVDEDGNSVPLYETYLHHWFAVKYIENITMSQYIKQSHDLRNGIEFERNDGACQGFLLPHYWGWGAESRGTSSNLPDPFAVELGNPTKIKHGFKEKWLFSIMVIDTRGTQDRKGCIECRCKLMNLPKDFYNVTTGINGQLLPRNYKGGLFCCQDNVQCKLRNGFRGPTRKLSLRYKIKWVDWDEQQVPLKFYILDSTDRVRSNGSTPIHDCQAEYTIPRNHDNDIPHVKKANIPMTKGGYLIYGTAHMHTGVVNVTLYGQDGRVLCTSNPKYGTGKEAGNEKGYLVGMSVCYPKPGSIMIEDGEILTLESVYENKFRTGAMGHFYIYLADQIPNKYLKEI from the exons atgatGTTGCTATTTGACACAACTCACTCAGTCGTTTTAGAGCCTGATGAAAATCATATAAAGTCAGCTACTTTTTTGTCTGAAAACTTTGAAGTGGGACCAGGAAAAATTGTGGTGAAAACATTATTAGATATTGACATTCCAAGGGGTCACATTGGGGTCAAGAGTTTTGATGTTGAAGTAgttgatgaagatggtaattCAGTACCGTTGTATGAAACTTACCTTCATCATTGGTTTGCTGTAAAATACATTGAAAACATTACCATGTCACAGTACATTAAACAATCTCACGACCTTCGCAATGGTATCGAATTTGAAAGAAATGATGGTGCATGCCAAGGTTTTTTGCTTCCACATTATTGGGGCTGGGGAGCAGAATCACGAGGAACATCTTCAAATCTTCCAGATCCTTTTGCAGTTGAATTAGGGaatcctacaaaaataaagcatGGGTTTAAAGAAAAATGGTTGTTTAGCATCATGGTTATTGATACACGTGGAACACAAGATAGAAAAGGTTGTATAGAGTGTAGGTGTAAGCTTATGAATCTCCCAAAGGACTTTTACAATGTCACAACGGGCATTAATGGTCAATTGTTGCCTAGAAATTATAAAGGAGGACTCTTTTGTTGTCAAGATAACGTACAATGCAAATTAAGAAATGGTTTTCGTGGCCCAACGAGAAAGCTTTCCCTAAGATACAAAATAAAGTGGGTTGATTGGGATGAACAACAAGTGCCTCTTAAGTTCTATATACTTGATTCAACTGATCGTGTAAGATCAAATGGTTCTACACCAATTCATGATTGTCAG GCAGAGTATACGATCCCAAGAAATCATGACAATGACATCCCTCATGTTAAGAAAGCAAACATCCCAATGACAAAAGGTGGTTATCTTATATATGGCACTGCTCATATGCACACCGGTGTTGTCAATGTGACTCTGTATGGACAg GATGGAAGGGTTTTATGCACTTCAAATCCAAAATACGGAACTGGaaaagaagcaggaaatgaaaAGGGTTACCTAGTTGGAATGTCAGTTTGTTATCCTAAACCCGGTTCTATCATGATCGAAGATGGTGAAATTCTAACACTGGAATCCGTATATGAAAACAAGTTTCGTACCGGAGCTATGGGGCATTTCTACATTTACTTGGCAGACCAAATACCAAACAAGTATTTGAAGGAAATTTGA